From Cydia splendana chromosome 4, ilCydSple1.2, whole genome shotgun sequence, one genomic window encodes:
- the LOC134789781 gene encoding uncharacterized protein LOC134789781, whose product MADLSEVESSGRFSRPSLAQVKAVIDFMQKHPELANRKFRYGMNHEKFKKLWFELSSMANSLNGAVKSTKGWIKFWSDKRRSIRLKQKQIDEGKLDDRLTPLEKKILELAVTEYSISTKKKKGVKQEPVNGEDDEDSNDDSILKEIEEMEFPGETSKLLVTEADERQMSIMEKLVEVMDQQAVAMNQLAQASLSNSKAMERLAEASHIQALAVDRLANSFDSISASVHDVRNAIMSIDYTMKRCYTATTTQHRQNSNIFS is encoded by the exons ATGGCAGACCTCTCAGAAGTAGAAAGTTCAGGACGA TTCTCTAGGCCATCGCTAGCGCAAGTTAAGGCAGTAATAGACTTCATGCAGAAGCACCCTGAACTAGCTAACAGAAAGTTTCGATATGGTATGAATCACGAAAAATTTAAGAAACTATGGTTTGAACTATCTAGTATGGCAAATTCGCTTAATGGAGCTGTAAAATCCACTAAAGGCTGGATAAAA ttTTGGTCAGACAAGAGGAGAAGTATAAGGCTAAAACAAAAGCAAATAGATGAAGGAAAACTTGATGATAGGCTAACACCATTAGAAAAGAAGATACTAGAATTAGCAGTAACTGAGTATTCAATATCAACTA aaaaaaagaAAGGTGTGAAACAAGAACCAGTGAATGGAGAGGATGATGAAGATTCCAATGATGACTCCATCCTGAAGGAGATTGAGGAGATGGAGTTCCCCGGAGAAACTAGCAAGCTGCTGGTCACAGAGGCTGATGAGAGGCAAATGTCTATTATGGAGAAACTG GTGGAAGTAATGGACCAACAAGCTGTTGCCATGAACCAGCTGGCACAAGCCTCCCTCAGCAACTCCAAGGCTATGGAACGACTGGCAGAGGCATCACACATACAA GCCCTAGCAGTAGACCGACTCGCGAACTCCTTCGACAGCATCAGCGCCTCCGTACACGACGTGCGGAACGCCATCATGAGCATAGACTACACCATGAAGAGGTGCTACACCGCCACAACGACGCAGCACAGGCAAAACTCCAATATTTTTAGTTAA